The genomic stretch attttttttatttatgtgcatatgtggttGCCCGGGGAGGCTAGAAAAGGGTACTAGATCCtctatcctctggaactggatttaccAATGGTTGTGAGCAGTCCAATATGGGTGCTGCGCGGTGAATTTGCGTCCTgtgtaagagcagtaagcactcttaatcactgagccatctcttcgccTTCCCTCTTACTTTTGTAAATTCCAATGGGGAGCAGTGAGGTAAAAATCTGACTACCTGAATTTAATCCCTGGCACCCACtcagaagtgggaggagagaactctCCGGTGTTGTCATTGACCTGTGCATAGCCCCCAACTGGAGGGAAGAAGACATCCTGACCGTAATAATGTTCGACGTAACTGAATTGCCTAAGCTTTCTGCTTCTTTATAGTAACTGTTTACTTGGTCTGGAGGTTCCTAGGAAGGATATGAGGAAAACATGGGTTCCTGTTCCCACTGTAGACTGAATTTAATTCACTAATGgctgtgtctgcctgtgtactTTTGTCTTTTTACTTTGTAGTTTTCTTTGGACATACTTTTTCCATTGAGACATATACTCTAGCTTTCTAATATTAGTTATGTCTTTCTGTCTGGTAccaaaagttaattttttttttttttttttttttttttttattaaattcagtCTTTTGAGACATGAACCCAATTTAACTACTCTGGTCTCAGGTTTCCTATGTAGCTTCTTGATATGTCTGTCTTTAACCTCTCTGCAAGTGTGTGCCGTGTGTATGGTTCgaagggaagccagaagagggtgtcatatcctGAGGAAAATGGTGTTTACTATGTTTAGCTAACTGGGGCTGTCTTTCTCTTAGTTACTTATGGCTCAGACAGCTGTATTTATACTGTATAGCTTGTAGAATATTCTAGAGATATGTAttgcttaaatattttttcttcaagacaataGTTTAATTTACTACCATGTTTTATATAGTATTACTTGAAGTTTTCACTTTAAATAAGACAGTTTGCCTCTTGCAAAAGCCTAATGTACCCAATACATTTATCTTGACCAGTAGCTCATAGCATTATGAAGACAGTTTTTCAAACAAGTCTTTTTCTGTTATAAACAATGTTTAGCTTTGAAGACAGGTATAATTTTGATTCCTTTTCCTTTgtgacttaatttttttcctttggaatttTGTCTTTAATATTATTGAATAGGAAGAGGCAGTAGTTGTCCAGGGGAGGAACTGATTAAGGATTTCTTACAAAATGGTTTCCCCTGACTTGTCATCAGCTTGTTTCCTGGCATCTTCTCTCGAGGCTGCAGTTTATGTACTAATGAGGGACAGCAAGCAGTCTTGTGTAGCGTTGACTGCAGGTGTGTGCCTGCTTTCCGGAGTTTTGTGAGCAAAAGGCCAGCTGCTTATGCTCCTCCGTTGCTCTGAGGAGGTGTGACAGTGTATGGGGTTGGTCCTCCACCTTGTGCTGCAGGGTGTCGGGCTTCTGTAGAATTATTTGTAAGAAACAGAGAGCTGATCTAGTTGAATGTGTTAATTCTTTGATTTTACTTTTCTAATGGTTAggtaagaattattttaaaattttggaaaGACAATAAATGTGGATTCAGGTTATTTCTTACTCAGATTTTCTAAAATTAGGTATGTCTTGCTTGAGTGTGAACTTTTCATTAATTTAATCTAATTATGTATAATTCAGAAAAGAGCACCAACCAGGTATGATGTACACACCtcatcatcccagcacttggaaggtagaagtGGGATGATGAGGAGGGCAACGGGCATCCTTGGCTATGTCCTCGAGGCAGCCAGTGGGCAATAGGAGACCTTCGCACATTGTGTATTGTATTATATCAGTTGTGTCAGGTATGAACGGGCATATTCATCATAATATGTTCTTAATGTCATTTCAAGTTCCAATTTAAATACAGAAAGTGTTGGAAAATACCCATTTCTTCAAAATACACTCTTTTCCCCAGTTAATACAGATGAGGTAGTGCCTAGACACAAATCAAAATTAAGCTCTGGCTGGTCGCTCGACTTGTTATGCATTGTCACATCTATCACTGAGATTCTGTTCATACtgaactttattataaaaaacttATGTTTCAGTTTTCATGTGAATAAAATGTGAGTTGTGTTTTTCTGTGATTCTTATGTATCTGGTTTCTAAACTTTCAGCTTGCCTAAAGTAGTCAAGAGACGAGTGAACGCTCTCAAGAATCTTCAGGTTAAATGTGCACAGATAGAAGCCAAGTTCTATGAGGAAGTTCATGATCTCGAAAGGAAGTATGCTGTTCTCTATCAGCCTTTATTTGATAAGGTAATGAATTATGCTATTTATTTAACTCAGGAAAACATACTTGTGAATGTTTGATACTTAGTGAATGGTATGGGTAGTGAAACCATTAAACTATTAAACTTTGTGCTGTTAACTATTCAAACTTGTGCTGTTTACTAGTTATATCTATGAGGCATTAATTAGAAACCAGTAGTTTTAAGCTGGGGTGCTAATGTTTTTAtacaagcattttattttattttactttagcgATTTGAGATCATTAATGCAATTTATGAGCCTACAGAAGAAGAATGCGAGTGGAAAgcggatgaggaggaagaagttTCGGTGAGTGCCGACGGGCTCTTCCTGTCTCCTACAACAAGGACTTCTCAGAAGTgcatttgctttttcatttttttcttaaatttttattgcttgtcgatagggcttctctgtagcttcaggacctgtcctggaactagcttttatagatcaggctggccacaaattcagagatccacctgactctgcctcccaagtgctgggattagaagcatcaCCACCCAGTTCAGAAGTGTGGTTATCAATGGTGTGTGGCGTTATATAAATGACTCTGTAGGTTCTGGCTCTCAGTGGTGTTCTCACACCCAGGGATtgcctttttttttgtgtgtgtgtgtgtgtgtggataatGGAGATGAGCCGCTCTTCAATCTGGCATTGTCTTATACTATTTTGAGCTTTTTGTGTGGTTTCCTTTGAACTTTATGATGATGGGCAAGGGGCCAGACAGCTTTCAATTGCCCTGCCTGCAGTGAATAATGGCAGCTGTGTCGGATCTTTGCCGTGTTCTGTGGCCTTCTACTGATCAGTACATTATTCTGATGCAGAGTGCCAGGCTGAACATCGGGCGCTTTTTGCAGTATCCCTACAACCCTGATCTGCCTGGTGGTTCTTGATTTCTGTGGAAGTGAGGTTTGGATGAGGACAGTACTTGCACAGCTAAACCAGAACATTGAAGGTTGAAAGTTACCCTAGTGAATAGGGGTCATAAAGCTATCCAAAGACCCAGTACAGTCATTTAGTTGTTTGCTGTCCTTTTTCAAGGAGGAACTGAAAGAAAAGGTCAAGATTGGAGATGAGaaaaaggatgaagaaaaagaagacccTAAAGGGATTCCAGAATTTTGGTTGACAGTTTTTAAGAATGTTGATTTGCTCAGTGATATGGTTCAGGTAATTTAATTCACAAAACAACCTGTTTACCTAAAAAAAAGTCTGATATTTAAATATCTGTGGTTGCTAATTTCTTCACTTTACTTATAGTTTTATAGAAAGAATTTGATTTTGATCGAAGTATTTGGTCAAATTTAGTAATAAAATAGTATCTTTGGTGTGATTGACACTATCAGTTGGTTCCTTCTCATAGTTTATAGTACCTTCTTGGTTTCCTGTGCTTCAGTATCTCAAGGCAGGGTGGTGAGAAAACTtgggtatttcatttgtattgccctgaaatattttcagtttgaaaCTTGCTAATCCAGGGGATATTTGCGCCTTAGAATATAAAGCTGTTTAACTGATTTGCAAATATCTTATTCCCAGAAAAGCAGAGATGTTAGCCTTCGCTGGGAAACGGCCGCACTTCTTAAGCCCTTGGCCTGGGTTGTAGTGATTGCTGGGCggtgacagcagcagaaaggagtGGACTTAACGAGTGCATACTGCACTCCTGCTTTATCAGTGTGGAAAAGACAGGGCGAAGGGCATCGGATCTAATCGGGAAACATTTGGTTAAAGAAGGCCTTTCATagactttttgtattttttagatGGGTCAGTCAGTATGAGGTAGCTTCAGTTCCCTGAACCATAATATTCCAGTGGAGAAAACTTTAGGCATCATAGTTGCTATACAAAACTTCACTGTAGTTAgataataatgtttattttattttgcaggaGCATGATGAGCCTATTCTGAAGCACTTGAAAGATATTAAAGTGAAGTTCTCAGATGCTGGCCAACCCATGGTAAGACAGCTTAAATATGTAGTTTTGTAGTGTAGAGTTAGGGTGGAAGTGAGGGATTGCAGCAGACACTGGGTGCTCtctaaattaaatacattttattttatttatttagtttggtgATGGGATTCTGTATGGATACTCAGTGATCCTAGATCAGAGTGGATAAAATAGAACAATAACAGTGTGTTCAGTGTGCCTGGAATGCCTTCAGGTAGATGGTGCCAAGGGCCTCCCTGAGGAGAGATCAGCTAAGCGTCCTTGCTGTGCCTGTTACCCATGGCCAGAGCAGTGAATGAAGAGTCAAGTCTTCGTGTGGTGTTGAAGTCCACCTTCATGTTTAAAATTAGTGTCTCTGGAGAGATGGAAAGAAGGGGCACTTGGTCATTTATTTAGATTTACCTAACACAAATTTAATTTGAAACCATATTTTTCTTGTGCCTCATTTACTTTTAGCTTTCACGTAATTAGGGGTTCCCTTATATTCCTGTTAGGGTTGTTTCAGTGGGAGGACAGCATTGCGTGCTTATCAAACCACGGGTCAGGCTGTGTGTTAATTAATGCATTGAAATTCACGGTTTAAGAATTTAActcacttttgttttcttttaaagagtttTATCTTAGAATTTCACTTTGAACCCAATGAATATTTCACAAATGAAGTGTTAACAAAGACTTACAGGATGAGGTCAGAACCGGATGATTCTGATCCCTTTTCTTTTGATGGACCAGAAATTATGGGCTGTACAGGGTGAGTTAATTGTGCTGCTGTGTTTTTCGTTTAATTGTAGGCAGAGGTTACAGTATGACATTCCCTTGTGTATCCTGCTAGATTCTGCATTGCCGGACATTGCAGTCTCTGCTGTTTTCCTCTGGGTCTGGCTCTAGCATGTGTATTTTTGGGAAAGAATGTTATTCACTTTCTTTACATCATATGTTATTGGTATTGTAAATCTGTAAACTTTAATGTTTTGTTTAGAAAGTTCTCATTATTTAAGTTTATCCTCTAAAAATTTACATATACTCTTCTAAAATCTAGCAGTCAAGTGTAGTAAAATACCACGAattctatattttgttttctaaggtGCCAGATAGattggaaaaaaggaaaaaatgttactttgaaaaccattaaaaagaagcagaaacacaAGGGACGTGGGACAGTTCGTACTGTGACTAAAACAGTATCCAAcgattctttctttaatttttttacccCTCCTGAAGGTGAGTAGTGTCTTAGTTTTGATTGTAGGTGCTTATTGTAAATATTGGTGtcttttttttcacatttgaatttcttttcttgatttttgcaGTTCCTGAGAATGGAGATCTGGTGAGTTGAGTGTTTATTCAATTTAGCATACATGAAATCAAAAAGctagacatttatttttttgttgttaagacAGGCTTTTTGTGGCACTGGGTGACCTAGAACTCAattatttagaccaggctggcttgaactcacaaagtcacctgcttctgcttcctgggtcctgggattaaaggcgtgcgccaccatccctGCTGAAGATTCAATACTGTTTTATGTGCAGTAGTCGGGAACATGTGTGCATTCCGCTTGTATGCACGATGCCTGCAGTAGTCAGAAGAGGGTAATAGAAGCCGCTTGAACTGGAGTCTTAAAACTAGGTGTGGGTGGCTTGCGGGTGTTGACCACAGAATCCAGTGCTATTAACCGCTGaaccttacctgctgagccatcttgtcagccctatTTCCAGTCTTTCCAAAGGGGATGTCACAAAGTTGCTTTTTTGCCTTTTTGCTCTTTAAACAAGAAgccatacataataaataaatagatccagtttttatttagtataattttttttgtatatgcTGGCCTACTAACATGTAAGTGACCACTTGATCTAAGTGACAGGAGAGCAAAGTTAACTTGCATGTGACAATTATTTTTCGTTATAGGATGATGATTCGGAGGCTATACTGGCTGCAGACTTTGAAATTGGTCACTTTTTACGGGAGCG from Chionomys nivalis chromosome 25, mChiNiv1.1, whole genome shotgun sequence encodes the following:
- the Nap1l1 gene encoding nucleosome assembly protein 1-like 1 isoform X1, giving the protein MADIDNKEQSELDQDLDDVEEVEEEETGEETKIKARQLTVQMMQNPQILAALQERLDGLVDTPTGYIESLPKVVKRRVNALKNLQVKCAQIEAKFYEEVHDLERKYAVLYQPLFDKRFEIINAIYEPTEEECEWKADEEEEVSEELKEKVKIGDEKKDEEKEDPKGIPEFWLTVFKNVDLLSDMVQEHDEPILKHLKDIKVKFSDAGQPMSFILEFHFEPNEYFTNEVLTKTYRMRSEPDDSDPFSFDGPEIMGCTGCQIDWKKGKNVTLKTIKKKQKHKGRGTVRTVTKTVSNDSFFNFFTPPEVPENGDLDDDSEAILAADFEIGHFLRERIIPRSVLYFTGEAIEDDDDDYDEEGEEADEEGEEEGDEENDPDYDPKKDQNPAECKQQ
- the Nap1l1 gene encoding nucleosome assembly protein 1-like 1 isoform X2: MADIDNKEQSELDQDLDDVEEVEEEETGEETKIKARQLTVQMMQNPQILAALQERLDGLVDTPTGYIESLPKVVKRRVNALKNLQVKCAQIEAKFYEEVHDLERKYAVLYQPLFDKRFEIINAIYEPTEEECEWKADEEEEVSEELKEKVKIGDEKKDEEKEDPKGIPEFWLTVFKNVDLLSDMVQEHDEPILKHLKDIKVKFSDAGQPMSFILEFHFEPNEYFTNEVLTKTYRMRSEPDDSDPFSFDGPEIMGCTGCQIDWKKGKNVTLKTIKKKQKHKGRGTVRTVTKTVSNDSFFNFFTPPEVPENGDLDDDSEAILAADFEIGHFLRERIIPRSVLYFTGEAIEDDDDDYDEEGEEADEGYQLFEEVKSCSKLFQRWLQ